The following is a genomic window from Episyrphus balteatus chromosome 1, idEpiBalt1.1, whole genome shotgun sequence.
TATGCTGTATCCCGTAGCTCAGTGTGATGGGGTGGGTTCAGACTTTTTGATACACTTTATTAATCCGTCCGATTAGTAAAATGtatcaaacaacaataaaaaaattacacaacaataaaaaaatgatctaaatggaaattaaataaaagtaaacacaGGGTGTTACTTTTATTTACTAGGGTGGGCGCCAGGAAACTTTTTAAATGGAAGTTTACCAAAAGCAGACCTAAACTGAAAAGTaatcttcaaaaattgaaaataaaagaaatgaatttatttcctaattggaatttaagaaattttatttttttaaagactggGAAACCTTGGTAGTCCTGGAcaacaatattatttattaccCAGTATCTTTTCGACAACAAGAAAAAgtacaataataatttatttgaaacgacgaatgaaatgaaaaatgtagatatgtaaaaaaataaaagaaaaccaaaagtaaaagtaaaattgCAATTTCTTTGTGCCAAAAGACACAAAGGAAAACCACTTTGGGAAAGATCCCGAAAGACAACGGTAAGTTACAACGGTCGCGAGTCCCGCAAAATATCGGGATAAAACAAAACGGAACGAAGGCCTAATCGGTTACAAATTAATCCCACTTTATGGCCACTCAAAAACGAAATTGCAAATACTAATTtgccacaaataaaaaaaaccaaatacttATCTCAACAATTGAATCCTTTACCCTGGTCAATATCCCCGACAAATTTCCTCCCTTAAAATGGCTCTATCGGACCTCCTCCGAATTAAAATTTTCCTCCAAAATCTTACCACAAAATATTCGTCCCCAACTGGACTTATATTTTCTCAATCGCAAGTTAactctcaaaaataaaatcgcaAAAATCGTAATGATTTTTCGTTTAAACTTTTCACCACTAACTCGCTTAAAAGTCTTCCAAGAAGTCAAGTAATAATGGCGGGCCAAAACGAACATCCGCCACGACCATATGGTCATCCTCTTCCGATCTTAGTGCATGGAGGTTTTCTGTCTCGGTCTAACAACAGCACCCTGCCTATTGGCTAGCGGCCTGCTCCGATGTCGAATAACCATCGCATGCGATCTCATGCGTTGGTGATATTCTCACCAACAGTGGCTCAGTGGACGCATTCAGCCCGCTTCCaccaattccatttaaaaataattaaacgaaaaactatttaaaaatcacGCAAAGTCCCCAGCCCAAACCGGCCCAGAACTAATAAATTGGaggaaaatatttcttctagacGGAGTCACGACcatttacattttcaaattaaaccgCGAGAGAGGATTCAAAcgcgaaaattaaataaactaaaaccgTAGACCTTCGCGCAGACAATTAGGGGAAGAGAAACACATCGCAAAGTGGTTTTACTTTTATGCAAGGCACTTATGGTGGGCACTCGGCCATACTAAATTTACGTTGGTGAATTATAATTCACGTTTACGTTGGGCATGGGTAAATACTTCATGCCTTTATATCCTGGGTGAGTCATCTCTCACAAACATATCAAATGTATCTTTCTTCAAGTAATTTTATGGACCGCCCGTCCAAATAGATATAATTCTCAAAAAGTATGGACCGCCCGTCCAATACTGACTTTATAGTCTGTGTGAACCATCAATCACACGTCACACTATATGTTGTAATGTAAACctgttttgtttgcttttccaAGATACTCAAAGAACAAGCTTCTGGCTGATGGACCAGGTCTCTAATAATCTCTTCGAGCATTTTGGAGCAGCAAAAGAATGGGATTTAAACAAATGATTAAAAGGGAATGGGATGGGAAGGTAAAACTCGTTGTATTAAAATTTACcgcaacaattttaaataacgCAAGCTACGTTATTGTCAATAAACCAGAAACAAAACTCAACGGTTGGCAAGCATTAACAAAACTTACGTTAAAATCATGCATTAACATAACAACCGAAAATCTAAGAAGAAACTTGACTCAATTAAACTTTAGCATTCCGAAACTCTATGCTTTGCCAAAAATTCATAAGGTAGGAGACCttaagatgatgatgatgtccaTGAAATAGCAAAATGGTTATGCAACGAGTTTTCAAGATTTCAACAACCAGCGATACTATGTTAAAAACCCTTTTGAATTCATCAATGAAgcgagtaaaataaaaattccaaagGACTATATTCAAGCATCTATTGATATTGACAACATGTACAACAGTATTCCCGTAACAAATGCTGAAGAATCCATTAAAAATTGGTTGGAAACCATAAATACATTAGATAATTCAAAGGTAAATGAATACATGCGTCTTGTCCATTTATGTTTTTCGAAAAACTATGTGCAATTTAATGGTGAGGTCTATGAGCAAATTGATGGCTTAGCAATGGGTAATCCCTTATCTGCTTTTGCAGCAAATTGTTTCATGGCtgaatttgaaacaaaagccaAGAAAAATTGCcctgattttccatttttatggGTTAGATATGTTGATGACACTTATATTATCATTCATAAAGACAAGCTCAACgtatttctcaattttttgaacaatGTTATGCATGGTAtaataaaattcacttttgaaacAGAAGTGAATTTTTGTCTACCATTTTTAGACCTTATGGTAAAAAGAGTTGAGAGTTATCTTGAGTTTGATATTTATCGAAAACCAACAAATACTGATAGATGTATTCCATCAAACTCTTACCACCCAAACCAAACTGAGTTTGCAGCATTTAATTCTTATTGTTACCGTGCTGTTCATGTTCCtcttaacaaaaacaatttcatcaaAGAAATGGAAACTATTCATAGAATAGCTACAATGAATGGTTATAGCATAAAAATTGTcaattctttattaaaaaaacatataagaAAAAAGGAGTTGAGAGACTTCACAACTTTAGTATCTAATAAAGAAAAAGCTATCACTTACATGGGTGGTACGTTTGTAGAAGGGTTGACATATTCTTTGATGAAAGTGCTTAATAATTATTCAATCAAATTATCACCGAACAGTActggtaataaaataaaaactttgattGGCACTGTAAAAGACAAGACTGACACTCTTGACAAATCTGGAATTTATTCCGTTATTTGTCAAGATTGTAATGAAGTTTACATTGGCCAAACGAGAAGAACGGCTAAAATAAGATGGTGAGAACATTATAAATCTATCCACTCTAAAACAGTTGATCAATCAACACCAGCTGATCACATGATTAGCAATAATCATAACCTAGCAGGTTTTcggttattaaaacaaataaataacccaaaattattaaatgcatacgaagaaatatatattcatcgtacaaataatatgaataaaaacaaattatttcaacGATCTTCCTTACATGCATTTATGAAACCATTTACAACCAAAGacatatttgaaacaaaattctaacacgcatttattcatttattttattttgtattaaaactaaattaaaattcatagattcttatttgatatttttcaaaaaaaaaaattttaaattactttatttttttaaatttaagaaaggAGACTgtgcacttttgtatgggacgtggcccatcgcatcggtgtaacacattgtgacatacatcaaatgaaaggtctcgattagtgtattgttttttagtatgggcacaagtctgtatctcgtgcatggaaagtgcagtgatgcattttatgttcaaaaatatgtgtaataaaattcagaaaagtatacattttgactagatgctcgattaaattgtttcaaaaacattacataactgtgttggaagttctattgggctattccatcaccagttttcacccatgacttaatgcatttttcggttttttttaacacatttgtatgggacgtggctcattggtgtaacacattgagacacacattagatgaaagatctcaatgagcgtgttatttttttgtatggacaaaagactatctcgtgcagggaaagtgcagtggtgcattttatgctcaaaaataaatgtaacacattgagacttacatcaaataaaaggtactgATGAGCGCATTATTCCTTTGAATGGACACAAAACTGTTTCTCGTGGAAGGTGGAgtgttgcattttatgttcaaaaatgtattaggtacagcttattttacatgtttgtgtttttagaacaaaaaagatatggtttggagtttaaattcactccaacattttattagtaatataacttaaagtttgatttgcatttttgaaaaattagtcacagccattgtatatttaaattactttcaaacCAACAAGGTAGTTTCGCACACGACTTCAAAGTACAGAAAATCATATActaactcaaacattttttggtattgcatttcataaatccataaaaaccgataaatgcatttttttttttgaaaataagaggagttgatggattagtccaacaaaacaaagttattataatgtttttgatTCAAGTCAATCGAGCATCTAGTCAAAATGAATGCTTTTCTgagttttattacatacatttttaaacataaaatgcatcactgcactttccctgcacgagacacAGACTTTtggccatataaaaaaataacaaactaatCGAGACCCTTCATTTGAAGTATGTATCAATGTGTTACAcaaatgagccacgtcccatacaaaagtgttttaaaaactgaaaaatgcattgcgtcatgggtgtaaactggtgatggaatagcccaattgatctcccaacacagttatgtaatttttttgaaccaagttAATCGAGagtctagtcaaaatgtatacttttctaaattttattacatacatttttagacataaaatgcatcactgcactttccctgcacgagatacagacttgtgcccatacaaaaaaatagtacactcatcgagacctttcatttgatgtatgtctcaatgtgttacaccaatgggccAAAATACCCACCCTCctttgataaattgatttttaaaatatttatttttcacgttaataaaataaaatacgaaACAATTCGATTAAATGTAAGTTTATTTATCTTTAATATTTGGTCTTAACTCGACCTCTTCAAAAACATAACTAACTCTTCTCCTCTATGTAGTATCAACATCTACTTCTTTTTCTTTAGTGTTGCCATCTTCCTTGGTTAAAGATTCGGTCATCCTGTCATCGTCGACGCCCTCGTCGAGTTCGCTGTCGAATTCTATCCAGGGCTTCATCCTGTCAGCAGACCATACTGAAGAATAGGGTTTTTGAGTCCTCTGTGCGAATGGCATATCAGCTATTTGATATCTATAATGCGGAAGCTTTGCAACAACTACATATGGCCCCTTATATTTTGTTTCAAGTTTACGTGAAGAGCCAGTTAAAATAAGAGCATCATTTTTGGACATTACTAGTTCTCCAACATTGTATTGTTTAGCTTTTCCATACCTGTTGTCGTGCCGGAGTTTCTGTTTAGATTGAATTTTAGCTATTTGTTCTAAACCATCTGAACGAATGTTTTCGATGTTTTGATGTTGCTGATTTAAATCTATTTGTTGGGCCAGAACGTCCGGCCATGGATCGCGGGGAATATATCCCATCATCATTTGCTCAGCTGTTTTTTTAGTGGAGTCGTTGTATGTATTGTTTATGGTCCATTGTACGGACTTTACCTTTTGATCCCAGAGATCTTCGTCTTCTACACTTGCGAGTAGAGCTTGCAGAATGGTACGGTTGTATCTTTCTACCTATCCGTTCGCTCTGGGAGTTCTTGTGGCGTTCTGAACATGGATTATACCAAAATCcttgatgaaattttcaaataactttgaTGTGAACGCCGTTCCTCGGTCCGATATAATGCGTCTAGGTGCTCCAAACAGGTAAAAAGTTTCTGTCAGGAAATTCAAAACGGGTTTTGTTTGTGTGCTTGGGAGGGCTTTTATAATGGTATATTTGGTAAACGCATCCACTAGTACTATTAGGTATGAATTGCTCTTAGTGGATTTAGTGAACGGTCCCAAATGGTCTATGTGGATGGTGTCATATagaatattctttttttatgcGTCCAGCTCGGTGATTTACTTCACAATCGTACTCAAGCATTCTTAACCACCACCGGGCAATTCTAGgtattaattcttttttgttcatAGCGGTTTTAAGGGCTGCACAATCTGTTCTTATTTTGAAATGCTTACCAAGGAGAAACTGACGGAATCGATGAGCAGATTCTACAACGGCCAAAGCCTCCAGCTCATAGCTATGAAAGAAACTTTCATCCTTCGATGTTTTGCTACTGTAATACGCCACTGGGTGAAGAGAATTGTTTTCGCGCTGTAGTACTGCTATTCCATGGGAACTAGCATCAGTATAAAGTTCATGTTCATTTCGCGGATCATAAAGGGTGAGTAGTGGTCTGTTCGTTAGACAACTCTTTAGAAAGTCAAATGCATTTTGCTCTTTTTCACCCAATTGGAACATACACTTCTTCTTCGTTAGATTAGTTAGAGGTAAGGCAATAAGTGAATAATTTTCGATCAACTTTCGAAAATAACTGGTAAGTCCAATGAACTGCCGGACTTCATGTtcgtttttcgggatttcgagCTTTTCGACAGCCATCGTTTTGGTCCTACCATTTTGAATTTTCCCGTCTTTTATTAAATGACCAAGGAATTCTATCTCTCTCTTGAAAAACACGCATTTTCGGAGATTCAGTGTTAAGTTCGAGTCCTTTAATATCTTTAGGAAGGCTTCAAACTTCTCTATCACTTCTTCAAAAGTTTCACATGGAATTACTATATCATCCATATAGCAAATAATTTTTGCGGGTTTCATCTTTCGGACAATGGTATtcatcattttttgaaaaatggaagACGCATTAACAAGGCCGAACGACATTGATGTAAATTCGTACAAACCGTCATGAGTGATGAATGCAGTGAAATGTGTgggctccgcgaaattaggccccaggaaataaggccacaataaaaaaatgaaataaggccccaaaaaaatacacacaaaacaacaacaacgaaatttctcaaattttggggtgttatttcattttttggggccttgtttcattttgtttttggggcataatttcattacgaaataaggcccccatgaaattagaccccaacacttattttggggcttactttcattttattttaaaaacaatttggggctttatttcatatttcataatttacataaaaatgctATACTAAATTATCGttcaaaaaaactgttgtaaaattCCGCTTATCAAGGACCCAGAATTGGCAAAGTACCGCATATTATGGACTCCCTGCTGGTTTGCAGCAAtatctttacattgaaaagcattagtataacaaaatagctgaacaaatcgcgcgatttttgaactattctgttacttactgatgcttttcaatgtaaagtATTGCTGCAAACCAACAGGAAGTAACAGAAAAGCTGCAAAAATTGAAAGGCATTAGTTTGCAGCACGATcttaacattgaaaagcattattaaataacagaatagctgaaaaaatcgcacgattttttcagctattctgttatttaataatgcttttcaatgttaagATCGTGCTGCAAACTAATGCCTTTCCATGTTAAGACCGTGTAGTAAACCATCagggagtaacagaatagctacaagaaatcgcgcgatttcttgcagctattctgttactccctGATGGTTTGCAGTACGatgtttacattgaaaagcattagaaagtaacagaatagctgaaaaatcgcgcgattttttcagctattctgttactttctaatgcttttcaatgtaaacatCGTGCTGCACTGCAAACTAATGcctttcaatgtaaaaaaaaccatcagggatcattgaaaaaagcattaataagtaacagaataaccaaaaaaaacacaacagcagtttgaaacatccttgaggaacaattttaaaagttccgtccataaagatttttctgttggtttggggtgatatttcattaccaaaaataaattatttatgaaaaagaaaaattggggtcgtatttcatttttctttaaaagttcaaaataagttggggccttatttcatttatttttggggcattttttcatttcgatggggccttgtttcattggggcatattttcattatgaaaaaataccccaatttggggccttatttcattttttcttttggggccttatttcatggggcctaatttcgcggagccaAATGTGTGTGCTCCTTTTTTATTGGTATCTGATAATATCTAGAAGCCAAATCGAGAACACAGAAATACTTATGGCCCACTAGTGCGTTGAGTTGTTCTTCAACTAATGGCATAGGATAGCGGATTTTCTTCGTGGTGGAATTTAGTTTTCGGTAGTCAACACACATTCTGTCCTCgccgttcttttttttttaataataccaCTGGTGAAGCATAATCGGATTGCGATTCGACGACAAGATCACTTTCCATCAACTCAGAGATCATTgtagaaagtattttttttttgcatatggaACTTGATATGTCTGATACACTATTGGCCTTCGTTTAAGCAATTCAATTTCCATTTCAATGAGTTTGGTTCGCCCTAATTCCTTCTGGCTCATGGCAATGCATTGACGATACTTATTAAGGAGTGTTGTTAGGACAAGTGTCGATATTTCTTCACCTATATCAATATCCGATGCCGATATTGCTTTAGATTTGCAAACGTTAATGTTTACTCTTTGTACCGTCAAGCTGTCGCCTAATTTAAGCATACTGCACATTGAGTTATTCAGGACATCCTTCCCAACTAGTATCGGAGTCGAAAGGCAGTGTTCTGAATATTTCTTGATGGTCTGGCTGAATTAAGATGCTTCAACTTCTCAGCTATGTCCCGTTCTTTTGCAAAAAGAGTTCTTTCCTTTTCAAGAAGATCTCGCTCGCGTTTTATCAAAGCCCATTCTCTTGCCCTCAGTTCTTCATCGGTAGCAGTAGCAGTGTCTGAAACAGTTGCCGTACTTCGGGCGTCTGCTTCATTGACGTTTGCTTGTCCAATCTGTTGATTCATGTTGTCGTTGGATTGAGTTATTATTTCGCTTGTGTTGAGGTGTTTGTCAAAGTCATTTATTCTGTTAATTAGGACCCTTTTGGACACACCAATGGGAAGACTTCTCTTCCTGAGTTCTTCTTGCAGCTGCTTCACATTTAAATCGTCCATCTTTCTTGatctaaaatcaaattaagaacttttaatttttttttttgtatttagtttCCAGCTGCGATAACATTGCAACGCATCATTAACATTTGTAAATTTTCTATTGGTTTTGAAATAAttggtataatttttgtttcatttatatGTATGAAGGTACTGACTACTGATGCTTTGCAATTGTCGCCGCAACTGGTgtcttcaattatttttttttttgtatgcttttAGTTCAACTACgtacatcaaaataaattcaacTATGCTCGATCAATTGCGAGAAAATTCCGAGCATATGTACTTTacttcaaagaaataaaaagaaactatGAAATCCCGATCCAGAGAATGCTTATTTGTGTTTAACAAAATTCAAactcatatataaaaaaatttaatttccaccAGAATTGTACTCATATCAGATAGAGATAACAATATGCTTTTTTGTAAACCAAAAATGCATACCCATACCAAGAAAACGCAATCACACTGGCctacattgtatatatatttccatagtactatcatgaagtaaaacgatcttaggaactctagtggtgacttgaaaaagcagaatttgtatgaaaaaaacacactgagcgccacctcaaaaaagtggcgacatcaactaatactaaattcgacttcatgatagtactatagaaatatatatacaatgctgGCCTATTCATGTCACCCTATAGCTATCTCTTTCACATCAAACCACTTTGTGTTCTGACATTATATATCTCTTATGTAAACCTATACATAGAGATAGACACAACTGTAGACAACGCAAACACTTTCAGCATGTCTTTTCCCTTGAGCAACAGAGACAGTATTACCTTTTCATGAACTGAAAATGCAAGCACAAACTGTTGCACATAGACAAACCAAACAACGGTCAGTGTCGCGCCTCCACCAACAGCCAACCCAATCCAATGCAGTTTTGTGTAACAAAACCCAACTAATTAACAATTTAATATctatatcatcatcatcatataattaaacggcgagcatggtttttgtggtacaaattaccgggcccccaaaaaccgaaggggcataaattatacacggaacgaaagagaatgacgcgtagatgtgcagaatcacatttttttttacttttaattaaccgaaataacgaaattaaacaaattaaaattcgatacaaaataaaaaaaaaaaaaaaaacaaaacaaaaacaactggaattctattggaaaatttccaatcgactggaatgaaatgtcattcatgactgaatgaatgaatgaaagcattcagcgaaaatcaaaaaacattaaggtgggttcacattggtgcgttgttttaagatcgcacgtaaactatggttaactttcattgttttagttatctaagtttagaaagtaagatgtttgttttattaccatgaatttttttgttaaaatcgaattctattaaaatcaagtctattactaaggtccaatcttttgtaaacacttttgataccttttctccttttctctcttgaaagaacataagaatttgtcagcaattacatgaagcctcaagaggcgcgactctttttaaacataatgagtgcaaaagagaaaaaagatgaatgaaaaaattatccgaccggagagtcgtgggtcgtgagtccgagactcttttttgacgtttctttttccactttttcttttttcaacattccctcacatttcattttgcttcttggtgcaatacaacaacaccaaattttaattcaaaaaataaatgtcaaatttgagtccttgactcaagaggcatcgtgtaatagtacgcgcctcacagaatgattacacccccgacaaacaattttggttctataaagctttacagatgcaactGTTGCTTccttaaagcattatagaagcaaaattgttagtagggcagccacacaaaaaaatataaaagttctgacctgggattgcgactTTTTCacatagtttttgggttgctgaaaccgaatccgaagtccgttttgctcgatcacgtcaggttttcgagataacctcataaaatgtcacgaaaacaaaaaaattttttctctgatctggatgtgcgaatatgttaatcatatagtttttggatcactgaatccagattcgaagtcaatttcgccctatcacgtcaggtttctgggatatcctcaaaaaaatgtcaaaaccaaaaaaacaaaagtttttatctggggttgcgactaaatttttcatatagtttttgggtcactgaaaccgaatccaaagtctattttggcgtatcacgtcaggtttttgaaatatcctcaaaaaatgtctaaactcaaaaaaaagttcttatctgacattttttgaggatatctcaaaaacctgacgtgatacggaaaAAAAGAGTTcgaattcggttttagcaacatttttgacatttttttgaggatatctcagaaacctgacgtgatagggcgaaattgacttcgaatctggattcagtgatccaaaaactatatgattaacatattcgcacatccagatcagagaaaatttttttttgtttttgtgacttatgaggttatctcgaaaacctgacgtgatggggcaaaacggactccggattcagtttcagcgacccaaaaactaaaaactatatgaaaaacttaatcGCAACCCCAGGCcagaactttaattttttttttgtgtggctgtgtatcaaaagaaaattcgaaaaaagagtcaagcctcttgaggcttcatgtaatagctgactttgacagttcctttaccattttaccaagttttcacttttagacgtttacatttttgaataaaagtcactaatattttatcgccgcatggcaaagcgtttttcttatgaggttcagggaaaactaacaaaaacgtcttttttcttccttatacCTTCCaccagaaagcttattttttggtttaaaaaacaatttttgtatttaattaaagTCTTTTAAGAAACACTTGTTTTACTTGGAAAAAACCAACAATGTTCTCAAAGGAATTGAACTTTCATTATGGTCGTGTTAAATTGTTCAGCAAGAATATAGGACACCTTATTGACCATAAacatatgaaaataaaacaaaacaaaaaacaaaaaagatttttcttttataatattttaattttttattgaatgcaTTTCAAACCAACTGTGGTTCATCATCAGCAATACACTAATTtgacaaaaaagaaagaagaaagaaagtacaaagcaaaaaagaagaaaattgaagaaaaagctTTACATATAACAATTAGAGTAAAAGAGAACATTTAGATTAGGTTAAACAAAGGTGACATAATATTGCCATTATCACTATtcatggcattgttgttgttgctgatgtAAAGACTTTCATAGGCATCAAGTCTGCGGTTGTTCGTGACGTGTTTTTTGAGCTTGACATCTTCTAATCTTACATTGAAGTGGTTGTTGGTGAGGGCGTGAGCAGCGACGGAGGATTTTTCGGGTCTGTTGTACTTAATATGATTCGAATGTTCGTTGAATCGGACACCAATGCTTCTTTTTGTTTGACCGATGTAAACAGCATCGCAGTCCCCACATTTGATCTCATATATTCCCGATTTGTTGACAATTGGGGATTTGTCCTTAGTTGAACcaagcatattttttattttgccatTACTTGAGTAGACGCAttctatattttgttgttttaattttgtgtgcattttatttgtaattggTGGAAAATACGTCATTGATGCTCTTTctgtgttgttgttgtcgtgaagttgtttattttgtttgtatagagttgttaatgatgattttttaagttttttagtgTGTTTATTTATCAACTGATCTATGATAGATGGATTGTATCCATTGATAGCAGCAATATCTTTCAATAAGTTGTATTCGGTGGTATAGTTTGCAATTGAAAGTGGTAGTTTACATAGGCGATGGACCATTGAATGAAAGGCAGCGAGTTTGTGTTGAATCGGGGAGTATGAGTCGTTCGTGATGTatctgtttgttgttgttggtttccTGTATATGGCAAATTCAATTCGTCCGTTTTTTTCTTGACAGGGTTAAGtctaagaaatttagttttttgtctTCTTCAGATTCAAAGGTGAAATTAATGGAATCGAACTCTGAATTTAAGATGTTTAAAACCGAATCGATTTCACCTCTTTTTATCACCGCAAAAACATCATCTACATAACGAAACCAAATTCTAGGGAGCAATCCTCTTTCGCTCAAATTTGTTTCGAATGACGACATGAAAACTTCCGCTATTAGTGGGGACAAAGGGTAACCCATACATGTTCCAGTTTCAATTATGTAAAAGTTATTCCTAAACtggaaaaagttttgagacataCATATTTTAGctgtttttaaatatgtatgttttttgtttttgtctatcTCAAACTTTTTAAGGTGTTTTTGAAGGGCAGTTAAAGCTTCAGGGATTGGAATACTcacgacaacaacaacacagAAAGAGCATCAATGACGTATTTTCCAccaattacaaataaaatgcacacaaaattaaaacaacaaaatatagaaTGCGT
Proteins encoded in this region:
- the LOC129908975 gene encoding uncharacterized protein LOC129908975, with product MYNSIPVTNAEESIKNWLETINTLDNSKVNEYMRLVHLCFSKNYVQFNGEVYEQIDGLAMGNPLSAFAANCFMAEFETKAKKNCPDFPFLWVRYVDDTYIIIHKDKLNVFLNFLNNVMHGIIKFTFETEVNFCLPFLDLMVKRVESYLEFDIYRKPTNTDRCIPSNSYHPNQTEFAAFNSYCYRAVHVPLNKNNFIKEMETIHRIATMNGYSIKIVNSLLKKHIRKKELRDFTTLVSNKEKAITYMGGTFVEGLTYSLMKVLNNYSIKLSPNSTGNKIKTLIGTVKDKTDTLDKSGIYSVICQDCNEVYIGQTRRTAKIRW